The following proteins are co-located in the Patescibacteria group bacterium genome:
- the efp gene encoding elongation factor P, protein MASPNDIKKGTVIKMDNGLAVVVSFQRVSPGKGSSFVRTRIKYLSSGKVVENNFKSAESLTFEEVGHKKMQFIFGDADTLTFMDGNTFEQVTMGRDLVGEDAKYLKEGLDVTVIMHNDAAISMELPLKIEYVIAETEPATKGDTASGNVLKDAKTDNGLMIRVPIFVKEGEHVMVNTDTGDYVERVSK, encoded by the coding sequence ATGGCATCACCAAACGACATTAAGAAAGGCACGGTTATTAAGATGGACAACGGCTTGGCTGTGGTTGTTTCTTTCCAGCGCGTCTCCCCGGGTAAGGGTAGCTCTTTCGTCCGCACCCGCATCAAGTATTTGTCTTCTGGCAAGGTGGTTGAAAACAACTTCAAGAGCGCCGAGTCATTGACCTTTGAAGAGGTTGGTCACAAGAAGATGCAGTTTATCTTTGGCGATGCTGACACGCTCACCTTCATGGACGGAAACACGTTTGAGCAGGTAACCATGGGCCGAGATCTGGTTGGCGAGGATGCTAAGTACTTGAAGGAAGGTCTGGATGTGACAGTCATCATGCATAATGACGCCGCCATTTCCATGGAGTTGCCGCTCAAGATTGAATATGTAATTGCTGAAACTGAACCGGCAACTAAAGGCGATACCGCTTCTGGCAACGTGCTCAAGGATGCAAAGACTGATAACGGTTTAATGATTCGCGTACCAATTTTCGTTAAAGAAGGCGAGCACGTGATGGTGAACACGGATACGGGGGATTACGTGGAGCGCGTATCAAAGTAA
- a CDS encoding DNA translocase FtsK 4TM domain-containing protein, whose product MAKRKKQEPEDFGLSEEVRRSIVAVVLIAIGAVGLLSVFGLAGAVGHKVDDVLAMGLGLARVIVPGLLILVGIGMVAERLNVLRPRVLLALIVFIISFSGLVNLFFASGIDDPAVLKNAGGALGLLFSSILVRYMGFGAALIVALACLVVAGLLIMNKPIQTLMAMFKKEESEDEPKFVGDGIPDVDDEGGVINPAPDDDADDDTESEEPEVNEKAVAYFAANKAGGGAGETVMTSAARRKIEIPLDLLDNKRSEAKPGDIDRNQEIIARTMEQFGIPVEMSDVRVGPTVTQYAFRPAQGVKLARVVALQNDLALALAAHPIRIEAPIPGKALVGVEVPNQTVARVGLRELLESKEFRTHKSSFAVPLGKDISGATQMLAVDKAPHMLVAGATGSGKSVCLNDIIISLLYQNGPDDLKFIMVDPKRVELGVYAGIPHLLVPPIVKAEEAVNALKWAIREMERRLDYLAKFGARDIDSYNAKAAERMPRIVIIIDELADLMIQNKRDVEAVIVRLAQMARAAGIHLVLATQRPSVDVITGTIKANIPTRLAFAVASQVDSKTILDTAGADKLLGRGDMLISTPDLSKPRRAQGAYVSDDEIARVVDFLKKESEPDYDYKITEGGKGTGDSGGVSLGSDDADELLEDAINIAIEAGRVSTSYLQRRMKIGYSRAARIVDLMEEIGVVSAGEGAKPRTVLVTEWPPAGVGVNTDLTGAPMPRAADEEEDEEDEEIEDEESDDEVADVVVVDAIEGDEDEEEDEEESTK is encoded by the coding sequence ATGGCGAAGCGTAAAAAGCAGGAACCGGAAGATTTTGGTTTATCTGAGGAAGTTCGGCGCAGCATTGTTGCTGTAGTCCTGATTGCCATTGGGGCAGTGGGGCTGCTTTCTGTTTTTGGCCTTGCGGGCGCTGTCGGTCATAAGGTGGACGACGTTCTGGCGATGGGACTTGGCCTGGCACGGGTGATTGTGCCTGGTCTTCTGATTCTCGTTGGTATCGGCATGGTCGCCGAGCGATTAAACGTCCTTCGACCCCGGGTGCTTTTGGCTCTGATCGTTTTTATTATTAGCTTTAGCGGGTTGGTAAACCTTTTCTTTGCTTCCGGAATCGACGATCCAGCCGTGCTAAAGAATGCCGGGGGAGCGCTCGGTCTGCTTTTTTCGAGCATCCTTGTCCGATACATGGGATTTGGCGCGGCGCTTATTGTGGCGCTTGCATGTTTGGTCGTTGCAGGTCTTCTGATCATGAATAAGCCAATTCAGACGCTAATGGCGATGTTCAAGAAGGAAGAGAGCGAGGATGAGCCGAAATTTGTCGGCGACGGTATTCCGGACGTCGATGACGAAGGCGGGGTTATCAACCCCGCACCGGATGATGACGCCGATGATGACACCGAATCCGAAGAACCCGAGGTGAATGAAAAAGCCGTTGCATATTTTGCGGCAAACAAAGCCGGGGGAGGCGCTGGAGAGACGGTTATGACGTCCGCTGCTCGCAGAAAGATTGAAATCCCGCTCGATCTGCTTGATAACAAGCGTTCAGAAGCGAAACCGGGGGATATCGACAGAAACCAGGAGATCATTGCAAGAACCATGGAGCAGTTTGGTATTCCGGTTGAGATGAGCGACGTTCGCGTTGGTCCAACTGTGACGCAATATGCGTTCCGTCCTGCCCAGGGCGTGAAACTCGCTCGCGTGGTTGCCCTGCAGAACGACCTCGCGCTCGCTCTCGCGGCTCACCCTATTCGTATCGAGGCGCCAATTCCAGGAAAGGCGCTTGTTGGTGTTGAAGTTCCTAATCAGACCGTTGCGCGCGTGGGTCTTCGCGAGCTGCTCGAGAGTAAGGAGTTCCGCACGCACAAGAGTTCGTTCGCCGTGCCACTCGGCAAGGATATTTCGGGTGCGACGCAGATGCTGGCTGTCGACAAAGCTCCGCACATGCTCGTTGCAGGTGCGACTGGTTCTGGTAAGTCTGTCTGTTTGAATGACATCATCATTTCGCTTTTGTACCAAAACGGCCCAGATGATCTGAAGTTCATCATGGTCGACCCAAAGAGAGTCGAACTTGGCGTGTATGCGGGTATTCCGCACCTCCTCGTGCCGCCGATCGTGAAGGCTGAAGAGGCCGTCAACGCTTTGAAGTGGGCTATTCGAGAGATGGAACGCCGTCTCGACTACTTGGCGAAGTTCGGCGCGCGCGACATTGATTCCTACAACGCAAAGGCGGCCGAAAGAATGCCTCGTATCGTTATTATTATCGACGAGTTGGCCGATTTGATGATCCAGAACAAACGCGATGTTGAAGCCGTCATTGTTCGCTTGGCTCAGATGGCGCGTGCAGCCGGCATTCACCTCGTCCTTGCTACCCAGCGACCGTCCGTAGACGTCATTACTGGTACGATTAAGGCGAACATCCCAACCCGTTTAGCTTTCGCCGTGGCGTCACAGGTCGACAGTAAGACTATCCTCGACACTGCTGGTGCCGACAAACTACTCGGACGCGGAGACATGTTGATTTCGACACCTGATTTGAGCAAACCCCGCCGTGCGCAGGGTGCGTACGTTTCTGATGATGAGATTGCCCGCGTGGTAGACTTCTTGAAGAAGGAGAGCGAACCAGATTACGATTATAAAATTACGGAAGGTGGTAAGGGAACTGGAGACTCCGGGGGAGTATCCCTAGGTTCTGATGATGCCGATGAATTGCTCGAGGACGCGATCAATATCGCTATCGAAGCCGGCCGCGTTTCGACGTCATACCTTCAGCGCCGCATGAAAATTGGCTACTCCCGCGCCGCGAGAATTGTTGATCTCATGGAAGAAATCGGTGTGGTCTCCGCTGGCGAAGGCGCAAAGCCTCGTACCGTGTTGGTCACCGAATGGCCACCAGCAGGCGTGGGCGTGAACACCGACCTGACGGGCGCACCAATGCCTCGCGCAGCTGATGAAGAAGAGGACGAGGAAGACGAAGAAATCGAAGACGAGGAATCCGACGATGAAGTCG